Proteins encoded by one window of Shewanella avicenniae:
- a CDS encoding MFS transporter yields MNMTARRRVRDLRLVWALCIASLVIYINLYMMQGMLPLIAEHFQVTSARSTLVLSVTSFTLALSLLVYAVVSDRVGRHRPIVVSLWALALSNLLLVFIDDFQTLLFVRFLQGGLLASLPAIAMAYFKEQLKPQIMLTAAAVYITANSFGGIVGRLLGGAMSQLFDWQSAMLVCLLFSIVGVGVTHYLLSRTRDAVKREHIRQSWSERLNFKKDIAGFMHHLRDSQMRLAYLIGGITFMMMVNQYSFIQLHLMDAFNWSRFQVTLIFLCYSSGTIASYFTARWISQHGQLPLYRISLAMMLVGSLVTLFDTEVAICIGFLLSSCGFFVTHSCCNSFVALRATTHRAKATSLYLCCYYLGAAAGGPYLMLFWQHSGWAGVITGSMVLLSLIAVFVWRLGYRQRQAMLPHPVC; encoded by the coding sequence ATGAATATGACCGCTCGGCGTCGAGTGCGCGATTTGCGACTGGTATGGGCGCTGTGTATTGCTTCGCTGGTGATTTATATCAACTTGTACATGATGCAAGGGATGTTGCCGCTGATTGCTGAACATTTTCAGGTCACCAGCGCGCGTTCAACCTTAGTGCTCTCGGTTACGAGCTTTACGTTGGCGTTGAGTCTACTGGTTTATGCGGTGGTGTCTGACAGAGTCGGGCGTCATCGTCCAATCGTGGTGAGCTTATGGGCTTTAGCGCTTTCCAATTTACTGCTGGTTTTTATTGATGATTTTCAGACTTTGCTGTTTGTTCGGTTCCTGCAAGGGGGGCTGTTGGCCTCGCTGCCCGCGATAGCTATGGCTTACTTCAAAGAGCAGCTTAAACCACAAATCATGCTTACTGCGGCGGCAGTCTATATTACGGCTAACAGCTTTGGCGGCATTGTTGGGCGGTTGCTGGGCGGTGCAATGTCGCAATTGTTTGATTGGCAATCGGCGATGTTGGTGTGTTTGTTGTTCAGTATTGTCGGCGTTGGGGTGACGCATTATCTGCTGTCAAGAACCCGTGATGCCGTCAAACGAGAGCACATTCGTCAATCATGGTCTGAACGGCTTAATTTCAAAAAAGACATTGCCGGATTTATGCACCACTTGCGCGATAGTCAGATGCGGCTGGCTTATTTGATTGGTGGTATCACCTTCATGATGATGGTGAACCAATACAGTTTTATTCAGTTGCATTTGATGGACGCATTTAACTGGAGTCGCTTTCAAGTCACGCTTATTTTTCTCTGTTATTCCAGCGGTACCATTGCGTCTTACTTTACAGCACGGTGGATAAGTCAGCATGGGCAACTGCCGTTATATCGCATCTCATTAGCGATGATGTTGGTGGGCTCGTTAGTTACCTTGTTTGATACCGAAGTGGCGATTTGCATTGGATTTCTGCTGAGTAGTTGCGGCTTCTTTGTCACGCATAGCTGCTGTAACTCGTTTGTGGCGCTGCGGGCGACAACGCATCGGGCGAAGGCTACATCACTGTATCTATGCTGTTATTATCTCGGTGCTGCTGCAGGCGGACCTTACTTAATGTTGTTTTGGCAACACTCAGGATGGGCAGGGGTGATCACCGGCTCTATGGTGCTGTTAAGCTTAATTGCGGTGTTTGTCTGGCGCTTGGGATATCGGCAACGTCAGGCGATGTTGCCGCATCCCGTTTGTTAG
- a CDS encoding LysR family transcriptional regulator translates to MEIRQLRHFCALIKYGSFTKAAEKLDIAQPALSQSLKRLEQTLGVTLVQRQARKHAGVIKLTAEGQVLKQHADLILQQVSQAESHIRQMADLSRGEVRVAVPGMLGSFYLPTRLMAFRHQYENLKLSLFEGGTRDALKMLEQHEVDIAIITKSDLKPEFDSCVLINEEIVVAAAFDHPLSEHTSVTMEQFFEHELVMFKPGYYHREWMLNRANALGLTPRIAFETNLINLIKQVVQQGFAVATLLKMVVQPKDNINTISLDPPVYVELHIAWKKHRPLSQADQAFVNFLLENR, encoded by the coding sequence ATGGAGATCCGCCAGCTACGTCACTTTTGCGCCTTGATCAAATATGGCAGTTTTACCAAAGCAGCAGAAAAACTCGACATAGCCCAACCCGCCTTGAGCCAAAGTCTTAAACGACTCGAACAAACACTTGGTGTCACCTTAGTTCAACGCCAAGCGCGAAAACATGCAGGCGTGATCAAGCTAACCGCTGAGGGCCAAGTGCTCAAACAGCACGCGGATTTAATTCTGCAACAAGTGTCTCAAGCCGAAAGTCATATTCGTCAAATGGCCGATTTGAGTCGTGGTGAAGTACGGGTCGCGGTACCTGGCATGCTGGGGTCGTTTTATCTTCCCACACGGTTAATGGCATTCAGGCATCAATACGAGAATTTAAAGCTGAGTTTGTTTGAAGGTGGAACCCGAGACGCCTTGAAAATGCTCGAACAGCACGAGGTCGATATTGCCATCATCACCAAATCCGATCTCAAACCCGAGTTTGATTCCTGCGTATTAATTAATGAAGAAATTGTGGTTGCGGCTGCCTTTGATCATCCCTTATCAGAACACACCTCCGTAACCATGGAGCAATTCTTTGAACATGAACTGGTAATGTTTAAGCCAGGCTATTATCACCGTGAATGGATGCTCAATCGCGCCAATGCTCTTGGGCTTACGCCAAGAATCGCCTTCGAGACCAACCTCATAAACCTGATTAAACAAGTGGTTCAACAAGGATTTGCCGTCGCAACGCTGCTGAAAATGGTGGTGCAACCCAAAGATAACATCAACACTATTTCTCTCGATCCACCCGTCTATGTTGAGCTACATATCGCCTGGAAAAAACATCGCCCGCTCAGTCAAGCTGACCAAGCATTCGTGAACTTCTTGCTAGAGAATAGGTAA
- a CDS encoding TetR/AcrR family transcriptional regulator translates to MSEIENKIIECASQLISLEGLSSFSFTKLAKMCCCSKSTLYSNFDSKEDLIIGIYIKKVDEIVAFNKCIIANPQFSAAEKLIMGCMYDVVRVAMDYKSSDRVSLIAATAQIYQFASKHLLCRLKESLLALNETFNQIEQELVSNCNLKEDRIHQALKTYRLQARGIVSCVSNKIYVENCISSTIEELYDGFVSIIAPEIIENTSISFLDCFEIINKNLKNRCNTDI, encoded by the coding sequence ATGTCAGAAATTGAAAACAAAATAATTGAATGCGCATCCCAGCTAATATCATTAGAGGGGCTATCCTCATTTTCATTCACAAAACTGGCTAAAATGTGCTGTTGCTCAAAATCAACACTCTATTCAAATTTTGACAGTAAAGAAGATCTCATCATTGGCATTTATATCAAAAAGGTGGATGAGATTGTTGCATTCAACAAATGCATCATTGCCAACCCACAATTTAGTGCTGCAGAAAAATTAATAATGGGCTGTATGTACGACGTAGTACGTGTAGCAATGGACTATAAATCTTCAGACAGAGTCTCTTTAATTGCTGCCACCGCGCAAATCTACCAATTCGCGTCAAAACACTTACTCTGTCGATTAAAGGAATCATTACTGGCACTGAATGAAACATTTAACCAGATTGAACAAGAACTGGTTTCAAATTGTAATTTGAAAGAAGATCGAATCCACCAAGCCCTTAAGACTTATCGACTACAAGCTAGAGGCATTGTAAGTTGTGTTTCAAACAAAATATATGTAGAAAACTGCATTTCATCGACGATTGAAGAACTTTATGATGGATTCGTATCAATCATTGCACCAGAAATAATTGAAAATACATCTATTTCATTTTTGGATTGTTTCGAAATTATCAATAAAAACTTAAAAAACAGATGTAATACAGACATCTAA
- a CDS encoding porin: MKAYKFAIGLIALSCTSAYAADGFYGEANVMASWKTGLDQQTGIATGYAGYKDGLKIKDIGVDYQLEGYYAASGDRFVNTTESDEFSIRVASLVFKTDLGALYVGKGYSGAYMNLYKRVDIHPFTNTEQYSMNRMLFKQGKYSDNIIAYISPWYNSSLGDFQAKVALVNPHCRDHANDDVLVGRLLYKNGKFNAAINLNRIDENFSGNPNNHTYNRYSVGVDYSFDHITIAYTGEFSKSAFYGVTTEGYDEQVHTVAVTTTVDDFKYGVSYQLRNSDYEINDDIGLAIGSITYAYDKSLDFMIEYATYTGSNEYLDYAEDHSFTVGARFKF, translated from the coding sequence ATGAAAGCTTACAAATTTGCTATTGGGCTTATCGCACTGTCATGCACTAGCGCTTACGCAGCTGATGGATTTTACGGTGAAGCCAATGTTATGGCCAGTTGGAAAACAGGCTTAGATCAGCAGACCGGTATCGCAACTGGCTATGCGGGTTACAAAGATGGTCTGAAAATCAAAGATATTGGCGTAGATTACCAACTAGAAGGCTACTATGCTGCAAGTGGAGATCGTTTTGTAAATACAACAGAAAGTGATGAATTTTCGATTCGTGTTGCTTCATTAGTATTTAAAACCGACTTAGGTGCATTATATGTTGGTAAAGGTTATTCCGGTGCTTACATGAACCTTTACAAACGTGTCGATATTCATCCATTCACTAACACCGAACAATATTCAATGAATAGAATGTTGTTCAAACAAGGGAAATACTCAGACAATATCATTGCCTATATCTCACCATGGTACAACTCTTCACTAGGTGACTTTCAGGCTAAAGTTGCTCTGGTAAACCCACATTGTAGAGATCATGCAAATGATGATGTTCTAGTTGGTCGCTTATTGTACAAAAACGGTAAATTCAATGCTGCAATTAACCTTAACAGAATTGATGAAAATTTTAGTGGCAATCCAAATAACCATACCTATAACCGTTATTCTGTTGGTGTTGATTACTCATTCGACCATATCACTATCGCCTATACTGGTGAATTTAGTAAAAGCGCTTTTTATGGTGTAACTACTGAAGGCTACGACGAGCAAGTCCACACAGTTGCAGTCACCACAACAGTTGATGACTTTAAATATGGTGTGTCTTACCAATTACGAAATTCAGACTATGAGATAAATGATGATATCGGATTAGCCATTGGCAGCATTACTTACGCATACGATAAAAGTTTGGATTTCATGATTGAGTATGCAACTTATACTGGTAGCAATGAATATTTAGACTACGCAGAAGATCATTCATTTACGGTTGGTGCTCGCTTCAAGTTCTAG
- a CDS encoding FAD-dependent oxidoreductase, whose amino-acid sequence MINSKTDLSRRSFIKGIGATSIAVGTSAVFSESAEAKDVVKAPENVYESVLGDDVNCIYVKKGDFNGPKGPIGFENRQIAKSEITKEYNCDVAVVGGGISGLIATLKAAEEGAKVVLIEKMTEGRGAFECFGSVNSRTQREAGVKTDKAVLLGEMHRSASYRIGPDVVRTYVEKSGEATDFMEQMFKKGDKGFVIAPMPLRPKYPNTGAPVIDAECMFYNTPGLPKDVRFRSGHVGVYIIQDLTNTAKKHPNVTAKYSTPAAQLITDKSGRVTGVIAKEDGKYIQINAKKGVILATGGYDANPEMMKAYLRPEDYSSASWWNPCWGTTGDGHMMGLKVGAAMDPVPHAVMNFTFGSPESFHIPAVRTLRAMGLYAVVNDDGERFVREDAAFQSISNATNRQATFGKKSWLLFDDTMISKNKEIFDKAIAAFAQLKTKGWLFEANSAAELEAVMKMPKGNLVNTINKFNAFKKAGVDQDFNRDMEFAKEFDGKKYYALVCNSVILATVSGLIIDEHGRVLNSKGNVIEGLYAAGNASGDFFSGNYPRHIPGTSMGRAITFGYLSALHAVKGA is encoded by the coding sequence ATGATAAATTCAAAAACAGATCTTTCAAGAAGAAGTTTTATTAAAGGAATAGGCGCCACAAGTATCGCCGTTGGGACGTCTGCAGTTTTCAGTGAGTCAGCAGAAGCCAAAGATGTCGTTAAAGCCCCAGAAAATGTATATGAATCGGTTTTAGGTGACGACGTAAATTGCATCTATGTCAAAAAAGGTGATTTTAACGGACCTAAAGGCCCTATCGGCTTCGAAAATCGACAAATAGCAAAAAGCGAAATCACTAAAGAATATAACTGTGATGTTGCTGTCGTCGGCGGCGGTATTTCAGGACTGATTGCAACATTAAAAGCCGCTGAAGAAGGCGCAAAAGTTGTTTTAATTGAAAAAATGACGGAAGGCCGCGGGGCATTTGAATGCTTTGGCTCAGTAAACTCTCGTACCCAACGCGAAGCTGGCGTAAAAACAGATAAAGCAGTTTTGCTGGGTGAAATGCATCGTTCTGCAAGTTATCGGATTGGTCCAGATGTGGTCAGAACCTACGTTGAAAAATCTGGCGAAGCCACTGACTTTATGGAACAGATGTTCAAAAAAGGTGACAAGGGATTTGTGATTGCACCAATGCCTTTGCGTCCAAAATACCCTAATACGGGCGCTCCCGTGATTGATGCGGAGTGTATGTTCTACAACACCCCAGGACTTCCAAAAGATGTACGTTTTAGAAGTGGTCATGTCGGTGTTTACATCATCCAAGACTTAACAAATACCGCGAAAAAACATCCAAACGTTACCGCCAAATACAGTACACCTGCAGCGCAATTGATCACCGATAAATCTGGTCGTGTTACCGGCGTGATTGCTAAAGAAGATGGTAAATATATTCAAATTAATGCGAAAAAAGGTGTGATTCTGGCAACGGGCGGTTATGACGCTAACCCAGAAATGATGAAAGCCTATCTGCGTCCTGAAGACTACTCTTCCGCCTCTTGGTGGAACCCATGTTGGGGCACAACCGGTGACGGTCACATGATGGGTCTTAAAGTCGGTGCAGCGATGGATCCCGTGCCACACGCAGTGATGAATTTTACCTTCGGTAGCCCAGAGTCATTCCACATTCCTGCGGTGCGTACACTCCGAGCGATGGGGTTATACGCAGTGGTTAACGATGACGGTGAACGTTTTGTTCGTGAAGACGCAGCCTTCCAATCTATTTCCAATGCAACCAACCGACAAGCAACCTTTGGTAAAAAAAGCTGGCTGTTATTTGACGACACCATGATCTCTAAAAATAAAGAGATCTTTGATAAAGCCATCGCGGCCTTTGCACAGCTAAAAACAAAGGGTTGGTTATTTGAAGCAAACTCTGCAGCAGAGCTGGAAGCCGTAATGAAGATGCCAAAAGGCAACTTGGTCAACACCATCAATAAATTCAATGCCTTCAAAAAGGCTGGCGTAGACCAAGACTTCAACCGCGATATGGAATTTGCCAAAGAATTTGACGGTAAAAAATATTACGCCTTGGTTTGTAACAGCGTCATTCTCGCTACTGTAAGCGGCTTGATCATCGACGAACATGGCCGTGTATTGAATAGCAAAGGCAATGTAATTGAAGGGCTTTATGCTGCAGGTAACGCTTCTGGTGACTTCTTCTCTGGTAATTACCCTCGCCACATTCCTGGTACTTCTATGGGCCGAGCAATCACCTTTGGCTATCTGTCTGCACTACACGCTGTAAAAGGAGCTTAA
- a CDS encoding cytochrome c3 family protein: MKYLTNRKLSLATILLFSAMSVIGFSANADSSIDKMHKGYDKAEQCLGCHGSYEENAKKTANLGKWNPHNSIHGGYVDCTNCHKQNKVEKNYCAYCHEYQPAAKK, encoded by the coding sequence ATGAAATATTTAACAAACCGTAAACTAAGCTTGGCAACTATCCTGCTATTTTCAGCGATGTCTGTTATCGGATTTAGTGCAAATGCTGATTCGTCAATTGACAAGATGCACAAAGGCTACGACAAAGCCGAACAATGTTTGGGATGTCATGGTTCTTATGAAGAAAATGCCAAAAAAACTGCAAATCTAGGTAAATGGAACCCACACAACTCCATTCACGGCGGGTATGTTGACTGCACCAACTGCCATAAGCAAAACAAGGTAGAGAAAAACTACTGTGCCTACTGCCACGAGTACCAACCTGCTGCTAAAAAGTAA
- a CDS encoding RNA polymerase sigma factor, producing MSNSEKSESVISVYAECKYSLRKMISKYLNRASDVEDVLQETFTRTFAADKKKSIDFPKLYLFKTAKHLVYNENINITNTLTEYLDDFASFKNPSKSENPLDLLTEDEERALLQQAMATLPEQCRRVTHLRLTEHFAVKDIAVELNLSLSTVEKHLAKGIERCDRYMREFVNEYQSQEFQESQLHGKRESC from the coding sequence ATGTCTAATTCAGAGAAAAGTGAGTCGGTAATCTCTGTGTATGCAGAGTGTAAATACTCCCTACGAAAAATGATCAGTAAATACCTTAATCGTGCCAGCGATGTTGAGGATGTGCTGCAAGAAACCTTCACCCGCACCTTTGCGGCAGATAAGAAAAAATCGATCGATTTCCCTAAGCTGTACCTTTTTAAAACGGCAAAGCATCTCGTCTACAACGAAAACATAAACATCACCAATACGTTAACCGAATATTTAGATGACTTCGCTTCATTTAAAAACCCTTCCAAGTCAGAGAATCCGCTCGATCTGCTTACCGAAGATGAAGAACGTGCATTACTGCAGCAAGCGATGGCAACATTACCTGAACAATGTCGTCGCGTAACCCATCTTCGACTTACAGAACATTTTGCGGTCAAAGATATCGCGGTAGAACTTAATCTATCCTTGAGTACTGTGGAGAAACATCTTGCCAAAGGTATTGAACGTTGCGACCGATATATGCGCGAATTCGTTAATGAGTATCAAAGCCAAGAGTTTCAAGAGTCTCAGCTGCACGGTAAAAGGGAGTCTTGTTAA
- a CDS encoding FecR family protein: MPRIVKFPNSLERIQSEAASWISRIQTGKLSDSEQAELRAWVSQSKTHEHELRVMSENWDRLQSMADRCNETASQPRDLTLKDSKHSSQWSKTAIRLVAAVALIVTIPFMYIELVNQGLDQGTNGQYATAVGTQKTLTLADGSIVTLNTDSKLVVNYNDDIREITLVRGEANFDVAKDKQHPFIVKAGHGDVQALGTSFAVRLEGETVDVLVSHGTVRVRADEQVITKQQIDNPEISSEEHKANHQQQVVLATAGKRVVFDQKVVKSVTEEPKKDLERHLYWKRGFLDFTEQPLTQVVEEVSRYTNYKIIISSPTLNQLRVGGYYPINNLDTVFETLEMNFNLDVKKLENGTFIIKEKV; encoded by the coding sequence ATGCCAAGAATTGTCAAATTCCCTAACTCGTTGGAACGCATTCAAAGTGAAGCGGCAAGTTGGATCAGCAGAATACAAACTGGCAAGCTGTCCGACTCGGAGCAAGCTGAATTAAGAGCTTGGGTTTCACAAAGCAAGACACATGAGCATGAATTAAGGGTCATGTCAGAAAACTGGGATCGATTGCAATCGATGGCAGATCGTTGCAACGAAACAGCATCTCAACCTCGCGACTTAACCCTAAAAGATTCAAAACATTCATCACAATGGTCCAAAACTGCAATCCGTTTGGTAGCAGCTGTGGCACTGATTGTGACGATTCCATTTATGTACATTGAACTGGTTAATCAAGGCTTAGATCAGGGCACAAATGGACAATACGCCACAGCTGTCGGCACTCAGAAAACATTGACCTTGGCAGATGGATCAATCGTCACGCTCAATACCGACAGTAAGCTGGTCGTGAACTATAACGATGATATTCGAGAAATTACTCTTGTCCGCGGAGAAGCTAATTTTGATGTTGCCAAAGATAAACAGCATCCATTTATCGTTAAGGCTGGCCATGGAGATGTGCAAGCCTTAGGTACTAGTTTTGCCGTTAGACTAGAGGGTGAAACAGTAGATGTGTTGGTATCGCATGGTACGGTGAGAGTTCGTGCAGATGAGCAAGTAATCACCAAGCAACAAATCGATAACCCTGAAATTTCCTCCGAAGAACATAAGGCCAACCATCAACAGCAAGTTGTCCTTGCAACAGCCGGTAAACGAGTGGTGTTCGACCAAAAAGTTGTCAAATCCGTCACTGAAGAGCCTAAGAAGGATCTCGAAAGACATCTGTATTGGAAAAGAGGATTTCTGGACTTCACCGAGCAGCCACTCACCCAAGTCGTTGAGGAAGTTAGCCGCTATACCAATTACAAAATTATCATCTCCTCTCCCACACTGAATCAACTGCGAGTAGGGGGCTACTACCCTATTAATAATTTGGATACCGTGTTTGAAACACTTGAAATGAACTTTAACCTCGACGTTAAAAAGCTGGAAAACGGTACATTTATCATCAAGGAGAAAGTCTAA
- a CDS encoding TonB-dependent receptor domain-containing protein → MNNSEPKFKIKKTARSVIASLLAAASATSYAQDVADDSADKKEKQPQEKITVVGSRIAGAYVGDALPVSVIGTDEIEAIGAVSGDELFRSIPQFGDVSFNQSSGQTSSNFARGDVGSVDLRNLGVGSTLVLINGRRGVNYPSSQASGTFAPVLTFNSNTIPMNGVKRVEILRDGAGAIYGSDAVAGVVNIVLNDDFEGAKVEAQYGTAEGTNMDEVNLSGTFGKSLNNGKGNISLFVNYTDRSALLASDQEFSASGDLRPLFVGTEFEGSGSLRNDSTTRPWGNFQTIGGIPVYQDGSLLTSSGGSFHVQPSMNAGCRASLGDGICLDDGSASTTSTDENTRWDARQNYPIALMPDLERLNTFAMAKYDLSDNLQLFGEASYYRGVTKSIQDSVFSIGSLQMSIPASNYWNPFGPVYFDDGTLNPNRLPGIDAPEEGLPVTISTLRYTDLGPTNVRVTAEQYRVLGGLRGNTAKWDWETAMFYSEATVDDRQEGISSTALQENLALSTPDAYNPFNGGDPLNPGSDTTISSQAAIDAISIESNRKNKTTLFQIDANASTPDLFTLWAGDVGVAVGAEFRRETQLDDRDPNVDGTNLWYDFVTGVQQDSNLYGVSPTPDNYGSRKVFSAYAELAVPLVSEEMQIPLMQSLSMQVAGRYEHYSDFGSVAKPKVSASWVVNDYVRFRGAYSEGFRAPNLEQVNASIVTRGNSRTDWVLCEADLRAGRIDNFSDCDASRVATARRSGNPDLKAEESTNWTTGIVFMPDFLPESLGHFTISADYWSIEQEGIVGVFGEGNALIVDYLERMQGSFNPDVSRREPTADDIARFAGTGIDPVGQIMYVDDMYRNLQPQKVRGIDLSLIWQKRNTEFGSFDFNLSASHLLEYSRGNPPAIEALYTARDAGLINEGTELPESSDLIEQNGNPDWRVSSSLTWSYNNLRVGTNATYVSGFYDTSLLSAGNYWHVDDHTVVNLYAQYSLPEDILMGTKVKVGIRNLFDKQPPLADETYGYYGAVHSPTPRYFYINFLTQF, encoded by the coding sequence ATGAATAATTCTGAACCGAAATTTAAAATTAAAAAAACCGCGCGAAGTGTTATTGCATCTTTACTCGCTGCAGCTTCAGCCACGTCTTATGCTCAAGATGTCGCTGACGATAGCGCAGACAAAAAAGAGAAACAGCCACAAGAGAAAATCACTGTTGTGGGTTCCCGTATCGCTGGCGCCTATGTAGGTGATGCGCTTCCCGTCAGTGTGATCGGTACTGATGAAATTGAAGCAATCGGCGCTGTTTCTGGCGATGAGTTGTTTCGCTCCATTCCACAATTTGGCGACGTTAGCTTCAACCAATCCTCAGGGCAAACTAGCAGTAACTTCGCTCGTGGCGATGTGGGCTCAGTCGATCTACGCAACTTAGGTGTCGGCAGCACCCTAGTGCTGATCAACGGTCGCCGTGGTGTCAATTACCCAAGCAGTCAGGCAAGTGGCACTTTTGCCCCTGTTCTTACCTTTAACTCCAACACCATTCCTATGAACGGTGTAAAACGCGTTGAAATTTTGCGCGATGGCGCGGGGGCAATTTATGGCTCTGACGCTGTAGCAGGCGTCGTCAACATTGTACTTAACGACGATTTTGAAGGCGCAAAGGTTGAAGCTCAGTATGGTACCGCTGAAGGTACCAATATGGACGAAGTCAATCTCAGCGGTACGTTTGGTAAAAGCCTTAACAATGGCAAAGGTAATATCAGTCTATTTGTAAACTACACCGACCGCTCGGCCTTGCTTGCCTCAGATCAGGAATTCTCTGCATCTGGCGACTTGCGTCCGCTATTTGTGGGAACAGAGTTCGAAGGCTCTGGTTCTCTTCGAAATGACAGTACCACCCGTCCTTGGGGTAACTTCCAAACAATTGGTGGGATTCCGGTTTACCAAGATGGCAGTTTACTTACCAGCTCTGGTGGCAGCTTCCACGTGCAGCCATCAATGAACGCCGGCTGCCGAGCAAGTTTAGGCGATGGTATTTGCCTTGATGACGGCTCAGCATCAACCACCAGCACGGATGAAAACACTCGCTGGGATGCGCGCCAAAATTATCCCATCGCCTTAATGCCAGATCTTGAACGTCTTAATACATTCGCGATGGCAAAATATGATCTCTCTGATAACTTGCAGCTGTTCGGCGAAGCCAGTTACTACCGCGGTGTCACCAAAAGCATTCAAGACAGCGTGTTCTCAATTGGCTCATTACAAATGAGTATTCCAGCATCAAACTACTGGAACCCGTTTGGCCCAGTTTACTTTGATGATGGCACCTTGAATCCGAACCGACTGCCAGGGATTGATGCCCCAGAGGAAGGTTTACCTGTCACTATCAGCACCCTACGTTACACAGATTTAGGACCAACCAACGTTCGAGTAACCGCTGAACAATATCGTGTTTTGGGTGGATTACGCGGCAACACCGCTAAGTGGGATTGGGAAACTGCGATGTTTTACAGTGAGGCCACTGTAGATGATCGCCAAGAAGGGATAAGTTCAACTGCCTTACAAGAAAACTTGGCACTGTCGACACCTGACGCCTATAACCCTTTCAATGGTGGTGACCCATTAAATCCTGGTAGTGATACCACTATCAGTTCTCAAGCTGCGATTGATGCAATTTCTATTGAATCAAACAGAAAGAACAAAACAACACTCTTTCAAATTGATGCAAACGCTTCAACACCTGATCTATTTACCTTGTGGGCCGGTGATGTTGGCGTAGCAGTAGGCGCTGAATTTAGACGCGAAACTCAGCTAGATGATCGCGACCCTAACGTTGATGGCACTAACCTCTGGTATGACTTTGTCACTGGTGTACAACAAGATAGTAACCTGTACGGTGTGAGTCCTACGCCGGACAACTACGGCAGTCGCAAAGTGTTTTCTGCCTATGCTGAATTGGCGGTGCCATTAGTCAGTGAAGAGATGCAAATCCCGCTAATGCAATCGCTCTCGATGCAAGTCGCTGGTCGTTATGAGCATTACAGTGATTTCGGCAGTGTCGCAAAACCTAAAGTCAGCGCTTCATGGGTGGTTAATGATTATGTACGCTTCCGCGGTGCATATTCTGAAGGCTTTAGAGCACCTAACTTGGAGCAGGTAAACGCGTCGATTGTGACTCGTGGTAATAGCCGTACTGACTGGGTGTTGTGTGAAGCAGACTTAAGAGCAGGTCGTATTGACAACTTTTCCGATTGCGATGCCAGTCGAGTAGCCACTGCTCGCCGCTCGGGTAACCCAGATCTGAAAGCGGAAGAGTCCACTAACTGGACCACAGGTATTGTATTTATGCCTGACTTTCTGCCAGAAAGCTTAGGTCATTTTACTATCTCGGCTGATTACTGGTCGATTGAGCAAGAAGGAATTGTTGGCGTCTTTGGTGAAGGCAATGCTTTGATTGTTGACTACCTAGAAAGGATGCAAGGAAGCTTCAACCCTGACGTATCTCGCCGAGAGCCAACCGCTGATGATATTGCTCGATTTGCCGGCACAGGAATAGATCCTGTAGGGCAAATCATGTACGTCGATGACATGTATCGCAACTTACAACCACAGAAAGTTCGTGGTATCGATTTAAGTTTGATCTGGCAAAAACGTAATACGGAATTTGGTAGCTTCGATTTCAATTTAAGTGCATCACACTTACTTGAGTATTCTCGCGGCAATCCACCAGCGATTGAAGCACTATACACCGCAAGGGATGCCGGACTGATCAACGAAGGTACAGAGTTGCCAGAGTCTTCTGACTTGATTGAGCAAAACGGTAACCCAGATTGGCGCGTTTCTTCGTCATTAACATGGTCATATAACAATCTACGAGTGGGCACCAACGCAACCTACGTATCTGGCTTCTATGACACTTCGTTATTAAGTGCTGGTAATTACTGGCACGTAGATGACCATACCGTGGTCAATCTCTACGCTCAGTACTCGTTGCCAGAAGATATTCTGATGGGAACTAAGGTCAAAGTGGGGATCCGTAATCTGTTTGATAAACAACCCCCATTGGCAGACGAAACCTACGGTTATTACGGCGCCGTACACTCACCAACCCCAAGATACTTTTACATTAACTTCCTGACTCAATTTTAA